A region of Mesorhizobium sp. AR02 DNA encodes the following proteins:
- a CDS encoding glycoside hydrolase family 25 protein, translating to MRRLAALFMLTLLGACSTVDDLSLSPSASSSPTVAVRAPRFADSKPHEWDSGAPWNYAVHGTDVSKYQTSVDWPTAKASGISFAFIKATEGGDRFDEYFNEHWARTKAAGVPRAAYHFFYFCTPAAQQAHWFIRNVPVDRSAMPPVLDMEWNPKSPTCRLRPDAATVRAEMTTFLEIVERHYGKKPIIYTSVDFFDDNELATFRGYPYWLRSVAGHPREKYGSHPFTFWQYTGTGIVPGMTGKSDINVFNGSEAAWNKWLRQNTR from the coding sequence ATGCGCCGTCTTGCGGCCCTTTTCATGCTGACGCTGCTTGGCGCCTGCTCGACCGTGGACGATCTCTCGCTGTCGCCATCCGCGTCCAGCAGCCCGACGGTCGCTGTGCGCGCGCCGCGCTTCGCCGATTCCAAGCCGCATGAATGGGACAGCGGCGCGCCGTGGAACTATGCCGTCCACGGCACCGACGTCTCTAAGTACCAGACTTCGGTCGACTGGCCGACAGCCAAGGCGAGCGGCATTTCCTTCGCCTTCATCAAGGCGACCGAAGGCGGCGACCGCTTCGACGAGTATTTCAACGAGCATTGGGCGCGCACGAAAGCCGCCGGTGTTCCGCGCGCGGCCTATCATTTCTTCTATTTCTGCACCCCCGCCGCCCAGCAGGCGCACTGGTTCATCCGGAATGTTCCCGTCGACCGCTCGGCGATGCCGCCGGTGCTCGACATGGAATGGAATCCGAAATCGCCGACCTGCAGGCTGCGTCCCGACGCCGCCACCGTGCGCGCGGAGATGACCACCTTCCTCGAGATCGTCGAGCGGCATTACGGCAAGAAGCCGATCATCTACACCTCGGTCGACTTCTTCGACGACAATGAGCTGGCGACCTTCCGCGGCTATCCCTACTGGCTGCGCTCCGTCGCCGGCCACCCGCGCGAAAAGTACGGCAGCCACCCCTTCACCTTCTGGCAGTACACCGGAACCGGCATCGTTCCCGGCATGACCGGCAAATCAGACATCAACGTCTTCAACGGCAGCGAAGCCGCCTGGAACAAGTGGCTGCGGCAGAACACGCGCTGA
- a CDS encoding serine hydrolase domain-containing protein, producing the protein MRIVVKIVRWLLGLIVLAVVALFAWLYIAPPELIRVGSGYSAKIVCSNVFIAGRDPNEVLAVDVQAPGHPLLRLMRVSVDKNRGTVSAGLLGFLGRSEAVSRDGLGCASIPDGDVGKARRTTVHAEPAATSQDTLWPVGERVEASQDPVIAKLLDDAALTGAGMRAVVVVKNGRVVAERYGDGFSARTPLLGWSMTKTVNAAIIGTLVKDGKMAVDNKGLFAPWKADGRAAISLADMMAMSSGLEFNEDYGDVADVTRMLYLEPDMAGFAESKPLAGEVGKVFSYSSGTAVMLSRLWQDAIGDKAKALTWPRSALFEPLGMHSAVLETDEQGTFVGSSYLYATAHDWARFGQFLLQGGVWNGNQVLPAGFVDWMREPAPASKIYGKGQLWIEAPGDEEKPGAGVAAGLPKDTYWMEGHDGQTVTIIPSEQLVIVRLGLTPAKLGYRPQTMVGALVKALH; encoded by the coding sequence ATGCGGATCGTCGTCAAGATCGTCAGATGGCTGCTTGGCCTGATCGTGCTGGCGGTCGTGGCGCTTTTTGCCTGGCTTTACATCGCGCCGCCCGAATTGATCCGCGTCGGTTCAGGCTATTCGGCCAAGATCGTCTGCTCCAACGTCTTCATTGCCGGGCGCGACCCCAACGAGGTGCTTGCCGTCGACGTGCAGGCGCCCGGACACCCGCTGTTGCGGCTGATGCGGGTCTCGGTCGACAAGAACCGAGGCACCGTCTCCGCCGGTCTGCTTGGCTTCCTCGGCAGGAGCGAGGCGGTTTCCCGTGACGGGCTGGGCTGCGCCTCGATTCCCGACGGCGATGTCGGCAAAGCGCGGCGCACGACGGTCCATGCTGAACCCGCTGCAACCAGCCAGGACACGCTGTGGCCCGTGGGCGAGCGGGTCGAGGCGTCGCAGGATCCGGTGATTGCCAAGCTGCTCGACGATGCGGCGCTGACCGGCGCCGGCATGCGCGCGGTGGTCGTGGTGAAGAACGGCCGCGTCGTCGCCGAACGCTATGGCGACGGCTTCTCGGCCAGGACGCCGCTGCTCGGCTGGTCGATGACCAAGACGGTGAACGCCGCCATCATCGGCACGCTGGTCAAGGACGGCAAGATGGCCGTCGACAACAAGGGCCTGTTCGCACCGTGGAAGGCCGACGGCCGCGCCGCCATCAGCCTTGCCGACATGATGGCGATGTCGAGCGGGCTGGAGTTCAACGAGGATTATGGCGACGTCGCTGATGTCACGCGCATGCTCTATCTCGAACCCGACATGGCGGGCTTTGCCGAATCAAAGCCGCTGGCTGGCGAGGTCGGCAAGGTGTTTTCCTATTCGAGCGGCACGGCGGTGATGCTGTCGCGGCTGTGGCAGGATGCGATCGGCGACAAGGCCAAGGCGCTGACATGGCCGCGCAGCGCGCTGTTCGAGCCGCTCGGCATGCACAGCGCGGTGCTTGAAACCGACGAACAGGGCACGTTCGTCGGCTCGTCCTATCTCTACGCCACGGCGCATGACTGGGCCCGCTTCGGCCAATTCCTGCTGCAAGGCGGGGTGTGGAACGGCAATCAGGTGTTGCCGGCCGGCTTCGTCGACTGGATGCGCGAGCCGGCGCCTGCCTCGAAAATCTACGGCAAGGGCCAGTTGTGGATCGAAGCGCCGGGCGATGAGGAAAAGCCGGGCGCCGGCGTCGCCGCCGGCTTGCCGAAGGACACTTACTGGATGGAAGGGCATGACGGGCAGACGGTCACCATCATTCCGTCGGAGCAATTGGTGATCGTGCGGCTGGGGCTGACGCCGGCCAAATTAGGCTATCGCCCACAGACAATGGTGGGTGCGCTGGTGAAGGCGCTGCATTAG
- a CDS encoding ISAs1 family transposase, whose amino-acid sequence MRLVLSILQEVRDPRDINARHNLAELLFVALAATLCGAKSCVDIAEFVEGREDELKAIVELKHGCPSHDTFSRVFRLLDPQALSDALSAFMVALRRELGLGSPRGVVAIDGKALRRGYEKGRAFMPPLMVNAWDAETRLAIAATRALASDEVGATLALLKSLDLKGCTVTADALHCRPDTAEALIAQKAHYALGLKANRGRLFAAAEKSFAVAGEIASFETRDTAHGRTEVRRASVLPLAKLKDLPVFPGLKAIGRIEALRTTDGKTAASVRYVALSKVLTPKHLAETVRAHWTIENQLHWSLDVVFREDDARTRKDNAPQNLAVIRRLAQNILAAHPLDKPIASKMRRANWSKDFFYDLFTHMR is encoded by the coding sequence GTGCGGCTGGTTTTGTCGATCCTGCAAGAAGTTCGCGATCCGCGCGACATCAACGCGCGGCATAATCTTGCTGAACTTCTGTTTGTGGCACTTGCAGCGACGCTGTGTGGGGCCAAAAGCTGTGTGGACATTGCTGAATTCGTGGAGGGCCGGGAAGACGAACTGAAAGCGATCGTCGAGCTGAAGCATGGGTGTCCGAGCCACGACACCTTCAGCCGGGTGTTTCGGCTTCTTGATCCGCAGGCGCTGTCGGATGCACTGAGCGCCTTCATGGTGGCATTGCGGCGTGAGCTTGGACTTGGCTCGCCGCGTGGCGTGGTGGCCATCGACGGCAAGGCGCTCAGGCGCGGTTATGAGAAGGGCCGTGCCTTCATGCCACCGCTGATGGTCAATGCCTGGGATGCCGAGACCAGGCTGGCGATTGCAGCAACGCGGGCGCTGGCCTCCGACGAGGTTGGGGCGACGCTGGCGTTGCTGAAGAGCTTGGACCTCAAGGGCTGCACGGTCACCGCCGACGCCCTGCATTGCCGCCCCGACACGGCCGAGGCGCTGATTGCGCAGAAGGCGCATTATGCCCTTGGGCTGAAGGCCAACCGGGGCCGTCTGTTTGCCGCAGCTGAGAAAAGCTTCGCCGTGGCGGGCGAGATCGCCAGTTTCGAAACGCGCGATACGGCTCATGGTCGCACGGAAGTGCGACGAGCCAGCGTGCTGCCGCTTGCCAAACTCAAGGACCTGCCCGTGTTCCCCGGCCTCAAGGCCATCGGCCGTATCGAGGCTCTGCGCACCACCGACGGCAAGACGGCTGCCTCGGTCCGATACGTCGCGCTTTCCAAGGTGCTGACGCCCAAGCATCTGGCTGAGACGGTTCGCGCCCACTGGACGATCGAGAACCAGTTGCACTGGAGCCTTGATGTCGTCTTCCGCGAAGACGACGCTCGCACCCGAAAGGATAACGCTCCACAAAACCTGGCTGTCATCCGAAGGCTCGCTCAAAACATCTTGGCTGCCCATCCACTCGACAAGCCAATCGCCAGCAAGATGCGCAGGGCAAACTGGAGCAAAGACTTCTTCTATGACCTCTTTACTCATATGCGATAG
- a CDS encoding class I SAM-dependent methyltransferase, producing MSTTELPASHAELMDGVYRWQRHIYDLTRKYYLLGRDRLIHGLEVPAGGTVLELGCGTGRNIILAARRYSDARFFGLDISAEMLETAGKAIDREGLSSRVTLARGDATDFDASSLYGIERFDRVFVSYSLSMIPGWEKTVSAALAALAPNGSLHIVDFGQQEGLPNWFRTLLRGWLRKFHVTPRESLCEVLESESRRTGATFRFRTLYRGYAWLAVIGPRNLTSPSMAGESQIS from the coding sequence ATGAGCACGACGGAACTGCCGGCCAGCCATGCCGAACTGATGGACGGCGTCTACCGCTGGCAGCGCCACATCTATGACCTGACCCGCAAATACTACCTTCTCGGCCGCGACCGGCTCATCCATGGGCTGGAGGTACCGGCCGGCGGCACCGTGCTGGAACTCGGCTGCGGCACCGGCCGCAACATCATTCTGGCCGCCCGCCGCTATTCCGATGCCCGCTTCTTCGGCCTCGATATCTCGGCCGAAATGCTGGAGACGGCCGGCAAGGCGATCGACCGCGAAGGCCTGTCCAGCCGCGTCACGCTGGCACGAGGTGACGCCACCGATTTCGACGCGAGCTCCCTTTACGGCATCGAGCGCTTCGACCGCGTCTTCGTCTCCTATTCGCTGTCGATGATCCCCGGTTGGGAAAAGACGGTGTCGGCGGCGTTGGCCGCGCTCGCCCCCAATGGTTCCCTGCACATCGTCGATTTCGGCCAGCAGGAAGGCTTGCCCAACTGGTTCCGGACATTACTGCGCGGCTGGCTCAGAAAATTCCACGTCACGCCGCGTGAATCGCTGTGCGAAGTTCTGGAATCGGAATCTCGGCGAACCGGCGCAACCTTCCGTTTCCGCACGCTTTATCGCGGCTATGCCTGGCTGGCGGTGATCGGGCCGCGCAACCTCACCTCCCCCTCGATGGCAGGGGAATCGCAGATAAGTTGA
- a CDS encoding DUF3419 family protein: protein MTLRYPLATKQMGNHFVMTDVSADLVFRRGKEVGKAVYQNRALSKAGISERLFAFLFSGLVYPQIWEDPDVDMEAMQLGQGHRVVTIASGGCNILAYLTRSPARVDAVDLNAAHIALNRMKLEAVRRLPSQGDLFRFFGAADTSHNSEAYDRFIAPHLDPVSRHYWEHRNWRGRRRIGVFDRNFYQTGLLGLFIAMGHRTAKFFGVNPARMMEARNIGEQRRFFNEELAPVFDKPLLKWATSRKASLFGLGIPPAQYDSLITSGDGTMASVLKARLEKLACDFPLQNNYFAWQAFARRYPEPGEAALPAYLEKQNYDTIRGNIDRVAIHHANLIEFLAGKDAGTVDRFILLDAQDWMTDDQLNALWSEISRTASAGARVIFRTAAEPSLLPGRVSTSLLDQWDYQDEASREFSARDRSAIYGGFHLYVKRAT from the coding sequence ATGACCCTGCGCTACCCGCTTGCGACAAAGCAAATGGGGAATCACTTTGTCATGACGGACGTTTCCGCAGATCTGGTTTTTCGCCGCGGCAAGGAAGTTGGAAAAGCCGTCTACCAGAACCGCGCGCTTTCGAAAGCCGGCATCTCCGAGCGGCTGTTCGCCTTCCTGTTTTCCGGCCTGGTCTATCCGCAGATCTGGGAAGACCCCGATGTCGACATGGAGGCGATGCAGCTTGGCCAAGGCCACCGCGTCGTCACCATCGCCTCGGGCGGCTGCAACATCCTGGCCTACCTCACCCGCTCGCCGGCAAGGGTCGACGCCGTCGACCTCAACGCCGCGCACATCGCGCTGAACCGCATGAAGCTGGAGGCGGTGCGCCGCCTGCCCTCGCAGGGCGACCTGTTCCGCTTCTTCGGCGCCGCCGACACCAGTCACAATTCGGAAGCCTACGACCGTTTCATCGCGCCCCATCTCGATCCGGTCAGCCGCCATTACTGGGAGCACCGCAACTGGCGCGGCCGCCGGCGCATCGGTGTTTTCGACCGCAATTTCTACCAGACCGGCCTGCTCGGTCTGTTCATCGCCATGGGCCACCGCACGGCGAAGTTCTTCGGCGTCAACCCGGCCCGCATGATGGAAGCCAGGAATATCGGCGAACAGCGCCGCTTCTTCAACGAGGAACTGGCGCCGGTCTTCGACAAACCGCTTCTGAAATGGGCGACGTCGCGCAAGGCCTCCCTGTTCGGCCTCGGCATTCCGCCGGCACAGTATGATTCGCTGATCACCTCCGGCGACGGCACCATGGCCAGCGTGCTGAAGGCCCGCCTGGAAAAGCTCGCCTGCGATTTTCCCTTGCAGAACAATTATTTCGCCTGGCAGGCTTTTGCTCGCCGCTACCCCGAGCCGGGCGAAGCCGCCCTGCCCGCCTATCTGGAAAAGCAGAACTATGACACCATCCGCGGCAATATCGACCGCGTCGCCATCCACCATGCCAATCTGATCGAATTCCTGGCCGGCAAGGATGCCGGCACCGTCGACCGTTTCATCCTGCTCGATGCCCAGGACTGGATGACCGATGACCAGCTCAATGCGCTGTGGTCGGAAATCAGCCGCACCGCTTCGGCCGGCGCCCGCGTCATCTTCCGCACCGCCGCCGAGCCCAGCCTGCTGCCGGGCCGTGTCTCGACCTCGCTGCTCGACCAATGGGACTATCAGGACGAAGCGTCGCGCGAATTCTCGGCCCGCGACCGCTCCGCCATCTATGGCGGCTTCCACCTCTATGTGAAGCGCGCGACATGA
- a CDS encoding hydantoinase B/oxoprolinase family protein, translating to MTAKWDFWIDRGGTFTDVIGRDPQGGLHPRKLLSENPEAYADAAIQGIRDLLGLESGTAVPSGLIGDIKMGTTVATNALLERKGDRVLLLITKGFRDALRIAYQARPDIFAKEIILPEQLYERVIEINERVLADGCVERLLDIAACRPAIEQAKADGIDAVAIVFMHAWKYPDHEKAVAKVCRKIGFAQVSVSHEVSPLIKLVGRGDTAVVDAYLSPILSRYVQRLAGELGAARESDQTPRLMFMMSSGGLTAADMFQGKDALLSGPAGGVVGMVETAKLAGFDKVIGFDMGGTSTDVAHYDGEYERAFDTEVAGVRVRAPMMRIHTVAAGGGSILHYEAGRFRAGPDSAGANPGPAAYRRGGPLAVTDANVMLGKLQPDFFPAIFGPGRNEPLDVGTVRKKFSALAAEIGDGRTPEAVAEGFVTIAVENMANAIKKISVQRGYDVTEYLLNCFGGAGGQHACLVADALGMEAVLIHPFSGLLSAYGIGLASVFASRQQALLKPLAEESRTEIGNLIAILRKAVIAELAAQGIAEDAVATKPVLHIRYDGTDTTLPVNFESDSIFQAKRDFEIAHKAQFGFVYDDKPMIVETVGVEGSEIGESSAEAYAPAGPARVEAGASGTRRIYTEGRWHDAGIHRRENLRPSNLVAGPALIIEPNQTIVIEPGWQAEITNLDHVVIRRTARKARAAALGTSADPVMLEVFNNLFMSIAEQMGVTLQNTAYSVNIKERLDFSCAVFDHTGALVANAPHMPVHLGSMDRSVETIIRLNSGDIHPGDVFALNAPYNGGTHLPDITVVTPVFDDAQKNILFWAASRGHHADIGGTAPGSMTPLATTVDEEGVLFDNFRIVDRGKFREKELHTLLTDHRYPARNPHQNIADLKAQIAANEKGVAELRKMVAHFGLDVVEAYMGHVQDNAAESVRRVIERLPDTSAYEYPTDTGQVIKVKISVDRQKREATVDFTGTSPVMKNNFNAPEPVARAAVLYAFRVMVEDMIPMNAGCLRPINIVIPDGCMLKPAYPAAVVAGNVETSQHVTNALFGAMGAMANAQGTMNNLTFGNKQYQYYETICSGSPAGQMNSGRGFAGTSGVHTHMTNSRLTDPEVLELRFPVVLEDFHIRQGSGGKGKWNAGDGTKRTIRFLEKMECAILSSHRNRPPQGLDGGGDGEVGSTKIRRKDGSIDVLKACDQTVLDAGEAVILTTPTPGGFGKL from the coding sequence ATGACCGCGAAGTGGGATTTCTGGATCGATCGCGGCGGCACCTTCACGGACGTCATCGGCCGTGATCCGCAAGGCGGTTTGCATCCACGCAAGCTGCTTTCGGAGAATCCCGAAGCCTATGCCGATGCCGCCATTCAGGGCATCCGCGACCTGCTCGGCCTCGAATCGGGCACCGCGGTTCCGTCCGGCCTGATCGGCGACATCAAGATGGGCACGACGGTCGCCACCAACGCGCTGCTGGAACGCAAGGGCGACCGCGTGCTCCTGCTCATCACCAAGGGATTTCGCGATGCGCTCAGGATCGCCTACCAGGCGCGGCCCGACATTTTCGCCAAGGAGATCATCCTTCCCGAGCAGCTCTATGAGCGCGTCATCGAAATCAACGAGCGCGTGCTCGCGGATGGCTGTGTCGAACGGCTGCTCGACATCGCCGCTTGCCGGCCGGCGATCGAGCAGGCCAAGGCCGATGGCATCGATGCCGTCGCCATCGTCTTCATGCATGCCTGGAAATACCCCGATCACGAGAAGGCGGTGGCCAAAGTCTGCCGCAAGATCGGTTTCGCCCAGGTTTCGGTCAGCCATGAGGTTTCGCCGCTGATCAAGCTGGTCGGCCGCGGCGACACCGCCGTGGTCGACGCCTATCTCTCGCCCATCCTGTCGCGCTATGTGCAGAGGTTGGCGGGAGAACTGGGTGCGGCGCGCGAGAGCGACCAAACCCCTCGCCTCATGTTCATGATGTCCTCTGGCGGCCTCACCGCCGCCGACATGTTCCAGGGCAAGGACGCGCTGCTGTCGGGTCCCGCCGGCGGCGTCGTCGGCATGGTCGAGACGGCCAAGCTCGCCGGCTTCGACAAGGTCATCGGCTTCGACATGGGCGGCACCTCCACCGACGTCGCCCACTATGATGGCGAGTATGAGCGCGCCTTCGACACGGAAGTCGCCGGCGTGCGCGTCCGCGCCCCGATGATGCGCATCCACACCGTCGCCGCCGGCGGCGGTTCGATCCTGCATTACGAGGCCGGCCGTTTTCGCGCCGGACCGGACTCCGCTGGCGCCAATCCCGGCCCCGCCGCCTACCGGCGTGGCGGGCCGCTGGCCGTCACCGACGCCAACGTCATGCTGGGCAAATTGCAGCCCGATTTCTTCCCGGCCATTTTCGGCCCCGGCCGGAACGAACCGCTCGATGTCGGCACCGTGCGCAAGAAATTCAGCGCGCTGGCCGCCGAAATCGGCGATGGCCGAACGCCCGAGGCCGTCGCCGAAGGTTTTGTCACCATCGCTGTCGAGAACATGGCCAATGCCATCAAGAAGATTTCCGTGCAGCGCGGCTATGATGTCACCGAATATCTGCTCAACTGCTTCGGCGGCGCCGGCGGCCAACACGCCTGCCTGGTCGCCGACGCGCTCGGCATGGAGGCAGTGCTGATCCACCCCTTCTCCGGCCTGCTTTCGGCCTATGGCATCGGCCTTGCCTCGGTCTTTGCCTCACGCCAACAAGCGCTGCTCAAGCCGCTTGCCGAAGAATCCAGAACCGAGATCGGCAACCTCATCGCCATCTTAAGAAAAGCCGTCATTGCCGAACTCGCCGCGCAAGGCATTGCCGAGGACGCGGTTGCTACCAAGCCCGTGCTGCATATTCGCTATGACGGCACCGACACGACACTGCCGGTGAATTTCGAAAGTGACTCGATTTTCCAGGCAAAGCGCGATTTCGAAATCGCCCACAAGGCGCAATTCGGCTTCGTCTATGACGACAAACCGATGATCGTCGAGACGGTCGGCGTCGAGGGCAGCGAAATCGGCGAAAGCAGCGCTGAAGCCTATGCGCCCGCCGGACCTGCGAGGGTTGAAGCTGGCGCTTCTGGAACGCGGCGCATCTACACCGAAGGCCGGTGGCATGATGCCGGCATCCACCGTCGCGAAAACCTGCGCCCATCCAATCTGGTCGCCGGCCCTGCCCTCATCATCGAGCCCAACCAGACCATTGTCATCGAACCCGGCTGGCAGGCTGAAATCACCAACCTCGATCACGTCGTGATCCGCCGCACGGCAAGGAAGGCGCGCGCCGCTGCCCTCGGCACATCAGCCGATCCGGTCATGCTGGAAGTCTTCAACAATCTCTTCATGTCGATCGCCGAGCAGATGGGCGTGACGCTGCAGAACACCGCCTACTCCGTCAACATCAAGGAAAGGCTGGATTTTTCCTGCGCCGTCTTCGACCACACCGGGGCGCTGGTCGCCAATGCGCCGCACATGCCGGTGCACCTCGGCTCGATGGACCGCTCGGTCGAAACCATCATCCGGCTGAACTCCGGCGACATCCACCCCGGCGACGTCTTTGCCTTGAACGCCCCCTACAATGGCGGCACGCATCTGCCTGACATCACCGTGGTGACGCCCGTCTTCGACGATGCCCAAAAGAACATCCTGTTCTGGGCGGCCTCGCGCGGCCATCACGCCGATATTGGCGGCACTGCCCCCGGCTCGATGACGCCGCTCGCCACCACGGTCGACGAAGAAGGCGTGCTGTTCGACAATTTCCGCATCGTCGACCGCGGAAAATTCCGCGAAAAAGAGCTGCATACGCTGCTCACCGACCACCGATATCCGGCCCGCAACCCGCACCAGAACATCGCGGACCTCAAGGCGCAGATCGCCGCCAACGAAAAAGGCGTCGCCGAACTGCGCAAGATGGTCGCGCATTTCGGCCTCGATGTCGTCGAGGCCTATATGGGCCATGTCCAGGACAATGCTGCCGAAAGCGTGCGGCGGGTGATCGAGCGGCTGCCGGACACATCGGCCTATGAATATCCCACCGATACCGGCCAGGTCATCAAGGTGAAGATATCGGTCGACCGGCAAAAGCGTGAGGCGACGGTCGACTTCACCGGCACCTCGCCTGTCATGAAGAACAATTTCAATGCGCCGGAGCCCGTTGCCCGCGCGGCGGTGCTCTACGCCTTCCGCGTCATGGTCGAGGACATGATCCCGATGAATGCCGGGTGCCTCAGGCCGATCAACATCGTCATTCCCGATGGCTGCATGCTGAAGCCCGCCTACCCCGCCGCCGTCGTCGCCGGCAATGTCGAGACCTCGCAGCATGTCACCAATGCGCTGTTCGGCGCCATGGGCGCCATGGCCAATGCGCAGGGCACGATGAACAACCTGACCTTCGGCAACAAGCAGTACCAATACTACGAGACGATCTGCTCGGGTTCGCCGGCCGGCCAGATGAACTCCGGCCGCGGCTTTGCCGGCACCTCGGGCGTGCACACCCACATGACCAATTCGCGCCTCACCGATCCGGAAGTGCTGGAATTGCGCTTTCCCGTGGTGCTCGAGGATTTCCACATCCGCCAGGGATCCGGCGGCAAGGGCAAATGGAATGCCGGCGACGGCACCAAACGCACCATCCGCTTCCTTGAAAAGATGGAGTGCGCGATCCTGTCCTCGCACCGCAACCGCCCGCCGCAAGGGCTGGACGGTGGCGGCGACGGCGAGGTCGGCTCGACCAAAATTCGTCGCAAGGACGGCTCGATCGACGTGCTGAAGGCCTGCGACCAGACCGTGCTCGATGCAGGTGAAGCCGTCATCCTGACGACGCCGACGCCGGGCGGGTTTGGCAAGCTGTAA
- a CDS encoding J domain-containing protein produces MSIWDRLGEFITRVSSSATSGVADVVEAVRTVFSGDADLRRRVAFSVAMIALSAKMAKADGIVTQDEVRAFQEIFEVPPKETRNVARLFDLAQRDVAGFETYAERMAQLCGSGHSNCVMLEDILDGLFHIAKADGLVHEREGIFLHRIAEIFRIDEAHYESILARHVNLGAGDPYVVLGIERGKPFDEVKKRYRKLVSDNHPDRLIARGLPQEFIKIATTRVAAINAAYEMIERGLRHV; encoded by the coding sequence ATGTCGATTTGGGACCGCCTCGGCGAGTTTATCACACGGGTATCATCTTCAGCGACGTCGGGCGTTGCCGACGTTGTCGAGGCCGTGCGCACAGTGTTCTCCGGCGATGCGGACCTGCGCCGCCGCGTCGCCTTTTCGGTGGCGATGATCGCGCTCTCGGCCAAGATGGCCAAGGCCGACGGTATCGTCACCCAGGATGAGGTGCGCGCCTTCCAGGAAATATTCGAAGTGCCGCCGAAAGAGACGCGCAACGTGGCGCGGCTGTTCGATCTCGCCCAGCGCGATGTGGCCGGGTTCGAGACCTATGCCGAGCGCATGGCGCAGCTGTGCGGCTCCGGCCATTCGAACTGCGTGATGCTGGAAGACATACTCGATGGCTTGTTCCACATCGCCAAGGCCGATGGGCTGGTGCATGAACGCGAAGGCATCTTCCTGCACCGTATCGCCGAGATCTTCCGCATCGACGAGGCGCATTACGAATCGATCCTGGCCCGGCACGTCAATCTGGGCGCCGGCGACCCCTATGTCGTGCTCGGCATCGAGCGCGGCAAGCCGTTCGACGAGGTCAAGAAGCGGTATCGCAAACTGGTGTCCGACAACCATCCGGACCGGCTGATCGCGCGCGGCCTGCCGCAGGAATTCATCAAGATCGCGACGACCAGGGTCGCGGCGATCAACGCCGCCTATGAGATGATCGAGCGGGGCCTGCGGCACGTATGA
- a CDS encoding N-acetylmuramoyl-L-alanine amidase codes for MSGFLPDEPSAEVRVSPNFGPRRDTLKPDMIVLHYTGMLTGAGAEAWLCDPASEVSSHYLVHENGQIVQMVRESDRAWHAGKSSWFGRTDINSCSVGIEIVNPGHSLGYPGFPRRQIDAVIGLCKGIAARHAVPARRVLAHSDVAPGRKIDPGEKFPWASLFEAGVGHLVPAAPIRRGAALKPGDSGADVEALQSMLALYGYGVEISGIFDRQTEIVVEAFQRHFRPRLVDGLADGSTMRTLQKLLASMGR; via the coding sequence ATGAGCGGCTTCCTGCCCGACGAGCCGAGCGCCGAGGTCAGGGTATCGCCGAATTTCGGGCCAAGGCGTGACACGCTGAAGCCCGACATGATCGTGCTGCACTATACCGGCATGTTGACGGGGGCAGGCGCGGAGGCATGGCTCTGCGATCCGGCGAGCGAAGTCTCGTCGCACTACCTCGTCCATGAGAATGGCCAAATCGTGCAAATGGTCAGGGAAAGCGACCGCGCATGGCACGCCGGCAAGAGTTCCTGGTTCGGGCGCACCGACATCAATTCCTGCTCGGTCGGCATCGAGATCGTCAATCCGGGACATTCGCTGGGCTACCCGGGGTTCCCCCGTCGCCAGATCGATGCGGTGATCGGCCTGTGCAAGGGGATTGCCGCGCGGCATGCGGTCCCCGCCAGGCGCGTGCTGGCGCATTCCGATGTGGCGCCTGGTCGCAAGATCGATCCGGGCGAGAAGTTCCCGTGGGCATCGCTGTTCGAGGCCGGCGTCGGCCATCTCGTGCCGGCCGCTCCCATCAGGCGCGGAGCCGCGCTGAAGCCGGGTGACAGCGGTGCCGATGTCGAGGCGTTGCAGTCGATGCTGGCGCTCTATGGCTATGGTGTCGAGATATCAGGCATTTTCGACCGGCAGACTGAGATCGTCGTCGAGGCCTTCCAACGGCATTTCCGGCCCCGCCTTGTCGACGGGCTGGCCGACGGCTCGACGATGCGCACGCTGCAGAAATTGCTTGCTTCCATGGGCCGCTGA